The stretch of DNA GGTCCACGAGGGGCTGGGGGTACCGGGAGGGTGTGGATCCACTGCTCCAGTCCCAGCTGTACCCTCCCAGGCCGGGCCAGGACAGGTGGCTCCAGCCACACAGGCCCGTCTCAAAGTCACAGGAAGCTGCAAGGGACCCGGGCACTGAGTGGTACTGCCCCGCCCCGATCCCTGGGGCACCACCACTGCTGAGGATGCTTGGCACAGAGCTGGTCCCACCCATGCGTCGTGGCAGGTCCCATGGCCAGGCCGCTGGGCGCCCACCTGGCGGCGGGCAGGGCCCGTCCtggagcagcaggtcatccagcGCGATGTAGGAGTGCTCCACGCCAGCGGCCACGGCCTCGAACACCACCTGGGCAGGCACAGAGTGAGGCAGTGCCACGCCTGGCCGGACGGCCCTCGGACAGGAAGGACCCGCCCCGGGCGCTCACCCTCCAGGCCCGCTGGGCCTGCACGGCCACTCTGCCCAGGCGCCAGGCCGGCCCTCCATGCTCGCTGATGGTCAGCACCTGGTGCCGCTCTGCCTCCACGCGCACCTGCAGGGTACCTGCCCCCCAGCGCCGGCCCGGTCAGCAGAGGGACAATGCCCTCAGAGCCCAAAGCAGTGGCCTGCCAGGCGGCCTGACACAGGGCTGGTGGGCGCGGACCACCGCACCTGGGTTTCGGAGGCTCAGGTGGTACCAAAAGGTCAGGCAGGCGGGTTGGGCCAGGGGCTGGTGCTCCTCTGAGGTCAGGAAGGCCACGTGGCCACTGGGCAGGGCCCGTGGGCTCGTATCCACGATCATGTAGTGCCCTGGGTGAGGATGCCAGCTTGagcctgctgccccgcccacccTGACCCCAACCGCCCTCCGCCTCACCCTCggtcctctcccagcccaggccggCACCATGAGCTGTCTCTGTAGTGTGGTCAGCCTGGGGGCCCCAGGCGGCGTGGCCCGTGGCGTTGGCCTGGCGCGTCCAGTGATCCCCCGTGGAGAAGCCGCAGGCCGAGTCCTCAAAGGAGCAGCGCTTGGGGGCCCAGCAGGGCCCGGGCCGCAGGGCCATGTCGTCCAGCGCCATGGAACCGTGGAACCCGTCCCGCAGGCCCTCGAACAGCAGCTGGGGGCGGAGGGTGTCAGCGCTGGGCCTTGCCCTGCCCTCGCCCCAGGAGCTGACCTCACCTGGTACTGGGCGCCCGCGTCCGGCTGGTGGTGGAGAGTGGCCCAGGCCTCGTGCCAGCGGTTGCCGTGGGTGCCAGACCTTGACCACAGGTGCGTGTCCTCCTTCCCGTCCTGCCTCATCACCAGGCGCAGCGTCCCTGCAGGGCGAGTGGCACTGAGAgaggacacgccccccccccccccccctgccagcttccTAGCTCCTCCAGAACCTGGGCCACCTGAGCCTCAAGCCCTGCCCAGCGCCGGGCACTCACCGATCTGGGGCCCGTGGAGGTGGTACCAGAAGGACAGGCACTCCTGAGGGGCTGCTGGCGTCTGGGGctgggtgagcaggtgggcaccagggccccgggccggcGGGTCCGTGGGGTCCAGGAGCATGAAGTAGCCTGCAGGCGGGGGAGCGGGACCCGGCTGAGCGCACCGACTCCAAGAGGCTGCCCTCCAGCGCAGGCCTCGAGccactcccaggcctgggcactgCCCCCACCTACCTGGGTGCTCCCACCTACCTTTGCCTGTGGTGTGGTCGTACCCAGGCCCATGGCTCTCCACCCGGTGCCAGTGGGCGTCGGTGAGGTGGCCCGTGTGCCAGCCACACGTGTGCCGCTCAAAGTTACAGGAGACctctgtgggggcggggggttcagCACCCCCCGGCACCCCCGTTTCCCTCCTGAGACCCGAGAAGCTGGGAGGCGTGCTCTCGGGGTGGGTCTCGGGCCCCTGAGGTGGTCTGGGTggaggagcggggggtgggggtgacctgTGTCTGCCTTGGTGGCCAGGGCGGGGCTGCAGTCCTTCAGAGTCACGCTGTCCACCCCGGCgccctgctggccagggccttcccagTCCACGAGGCCGACAAACTCCAGCTTCATGGGGGCACGAGGGAGGGCTGTTAGGTCCAGGCAGCTCTGGGCCCCCccacctggctgccccccccccacctggctgccccccccccacctggctgcttccccacctggctgccccctcagctggctgccccctcacctggctgcccccctacctggctgccccccccacctggctgcccccccaacctggctgcccccccacctggctgcccccccacctggctgcCCCCCAACCTGGCTGCTCCCCCACCTGGCTGCcccctcagctggctgccccccccacctggctgccccctcagctggctgccccctcacctggctGCTCCCCCACCTGGCTGCCCCCCCACACCTGGCTGCTCCCCCACCTGGCTGCCCCCTCAGCTGGCTGTCCCCCTAcctggctgccccccccacctggctgcccccccccacctggctgcctcccacctggCTGCCCACCCCAACCTggctgcccccccacctggctgccccctcacctggctgccccctcacctggctgccccccccacctggcTGCTCCCCCACCTGGAAAGGCCGGCGGCGTTGCCCCAGGAGGACTGTGTCCCCCTTCCAggcgctgctgctgctctgggcctcCCACACCAGCTCCCGGGCACCGCCCTCCACCACCAACAGCGCCAAGAAGCCTGGCCAAGGGGGGACCAGGGGTcagctgcccgcccccctcctgcAGGGGCCTCTCCAATCCTGCAGGGCACCCctacctcctgcaggccaccctcctgcagggcccagctcccagctccgccccccagggctgggcagagggccccagggaaggcaggtgagcagtaccTTGGGGGTGGCTCTGAAGAAAGTAAGCCATGTGGAGCACACAGTGGGGGCCTGAGGGGCCCAGGGGGGGTGTGAGGGCCCTGGCCGCTGCCGTCCGCTGTCCCCAGGCCCTCTGCAGGGACAGGAAGTGCCCTAAGGGAGAGTGGGGGCCTTAGAACGACTCCTTCCAGGGACCCCCAGCTCTGGACCCCCCAGCGGAAGAGGCAGAGCAGGGGACCCTGTGGGGTACAGTTCGCAGGCAGAGGCTCCAGGCTGCCCTGGGGGGGGGCCTCACCAGCTGCAGCCCCGCTGGCATCCGTGCCGGGGCCCCTGCTCTCCTCGGCCGGGAGGCGCCCCCACTGCAGCCGCCCCACGCTGGCGTCCTCCCAGCCCCCGGCCGTGGGGGTCTCAAAGTCTGTGGTGCCTGCAACAGCGGGTGCTGAGTGGCCCTGGGCCGCGCCCCCTGGCCTGGGGAGGGCCGAGGAgggagccccgcccccgcggcTCACCGCACTCCTGCTCATCCTCGCCCCCCTCGCACTGCGGCTGGAAGTCACACAGCTGCTCCGGGGGCACACACAGGTCCCCACAGTGGAGGTGTCCCGGCTCACAGGGCCCCTGGGGCTGCCGACCAACGGGCTGAGGCCTGGGGACCAGGGGCCAGAGCCCAGAGGGGGAGCGGGATGCCTCTGTGGGGTAGAGCAGACAGGATGGGGTCAGGGGCGTGGGGGctgtgcctgcctgccagggaggggaggcgggaggaggggctcAGCAGGCTCACCCGGGGCTGGTGTGCAGCCGTCAGAAAGGATGAGGTCGTCCAGGCCCACGACACCCCCAGTCCCTGTCTGCCCGGCCAGGAGGATCTGCAGGCACAGCAGGCTCAGGGGGCACCGGTGTctgtgtgctgcccggggccTGCTCACTGAGCCCTCTCCCACCATCCCACACCATGTCCATCGCCCCAAAGCCACCCCCACGGCCCTTTAGGGGGGCCTTCGGAGAGCCCCCTGCCTTCCCATCCTGCAGCCTGCACACAAACCACACTGCCTGGAGGGCTGCCCGCCcgcttcccccccttccctccccccctcgccTCACCCGGAAGGGGTGCTCGCTCTGGATGTCCACTCGGTCTCGGACCCAGGCGTCCCCCAGCTCCCCGTGGCGGCTGCGCAGGAGGACGGGGTCCCGGGGGGCGTGGGGGCCCTGAGCCTGCAGGTACAGCCGGAGGCGGCCGGTCTGGGACCCGTGCAGGTAGAGATAGAGGACGAGCTGGAGGGGACGAGGACGGTCAGGGAGCGGCTCCAGACCAGCGCCCGGTCAGGCAGCCCGCGTCCCCGCCTGCCTCACCCACCGAGCAGTTGTGGGGACCTGAGGCTTGGAGCTCGGGGCTGTAGAGGAGAGCAGGGGCGCGGGGCTCGGCCACAGACACCAGGAAATAGCCTGGGGAGAGAGTGGAGTGGGCTGCGGCCTGGGGGCCCGGTGCCTGCGGCctggggggccaggctgggccgagggTCCCCAGTGGCCTCACCCTGTGGGCTGTTCCGGCTGTGGTCTCGGCGCGGCCAGGCGGGGCGCTCGGGGACACTGGCGCTGTGGTTCCGGGTCCAGCCCTCCGAGCGGTGCCACAGGCCCAGGCCCGTCTCGAAGTCGGTGGGTATGTGGCGGCCTGGGGCGAAGGGCTCAGGCCCCTGAGCagggcctcccctgccctgggcctccccagtgGTGCAGCTGCCTCAGGCCATGCGGCTCCATCTCCATCCGCCACCCCCAGGAGGACGAGCAGAGGTtcggtcccccccgcccccccctgccccccgcatcCTCTGAATGGGAACCCCGCTCACGGCATCTGGGCGTGTCCTCGTCTGAGCTGTCCCCACAGTTGTCCTCCCCATCGCACACCTGGTGGGGCTCCACGCAGGCCTGGTTCCGGCAGCGGTGatgccccagccggcagccggcctggggggctggggtgggggaggataaCCATCACCAGGCCCCAaaccctgggggcggggcagctgggggagaggcCCCAGACTTTCGGAGCTGGGAGTGACCAGGTGGGGCCCCACTACCCCGGCCCCCGGCGTGGGCCCACGGCCTGGGGACTTACTGGGCAGCCCACAGCCCCAGAAGGTCACGTCGTCCAAGGCCACAGCCCCCCTGTGGGTGGCGTTGCGGGTGGCAGAGAAGGTCACCTGAAGAGAAGAGGGTCCTCAGGGCCTCAGTCAGGGCTCAGACCCACCTGCTGCCCCCACCATTCAAACTGCCCCCAGCTCACCCAGAAGTCACCCCGGATGCGGCCGGGGGCCACCACCAGCTCCTGCCAGCCCGCGCCCCAGGGCCCTGAGCTCTGCCACAGGGCCAGCGTCTCTGTGCCATGCGTCAGCTCCAACCGCAGCTCAGCCACGTCTGTCACGGGGTCACAGGCAGCTGAGCTCGGGCCTCCCAGCCGGCGGGctgtgccctgcccctggcctcctgccccttccctgcggcacccttccattttctttcttcttctcttttttaaatatattttttatggatttcagagaggaagggagaggcagacagaTTCAGTGATcaccgcctcctgcacgccccgcactggggttcgagcctgcaacctgggcatgtgccctgatccaatcacactgcgacctcctggttcataggtcgatgctcaacccctgagcctcaCCGGCCCAGCCGCCCTTCCATTTCCTGCCGCAGCGGCTGTCTTTTCCTGTCTCCCCTCTCTGGGCACCCCGCCCAGCCCGGGGCTGGGCACACACCTGCGGAGGCCGCCTGGTACCAGAGCCGCAGCTCACAGGTGGGGGCCGCCTCACGCAGGACGGGGGAGCGCAGGGCTGCCACGGACGGCTCTTTCCCGCGATGAGTGCCAACAGCCACGTACCAGCCTGGACGGCAGAGAGGTTTGAAGACGGGCAGGGACCAAGGAAGGGGGGGCCTGGGCACCCACCCGCGAGGGCTCACCGAGGTCAGTGCCGAGAGTGTGGTCTGCGCGCGGCCCGGGGCCCCCCAGCGCGGCCCCTGCCCGGTCTCGGAGCCAGCGGTAGCCTGAGGTGCTGATGTCTCGCCAGCCACACGAGTCCTGCTCGAAGCTGCAGGCGAAGGGGGCGCTCCGGGCGGGCGAGGCCCCGTTGTAACCTGGGACAGCAGGGGCGGGGGTCAGGGGGGCGGCCctcggggctggccagccctgccccgcgTCCGCCCGCCGACCTGCTCACCGCACTGCGTCTCGTCGGAGCAGTCCCCGCAGTCGCACACGAAGTTGCACACGGCATCCTGGGGGGCCCGGCAGTGGTTGGGGACCCAGGCCCCACCTGGGGACCCTGCTGCCAGCAGAGACAGGCAGGCGTCTAGCAGGTGACCCCATCCTGTATGCCTGGGacggtcccaggtcccaggaccCTCAGACCTGGGCAGCCCAGCTGTGGGTTGTCCTGCTCTGGGTTCCGGGCCAggaggtcagggggaggggctgtgtctGTGGCTGGGGGCTCCCGCCAAAGCCGAGCTGAGCACAGCTGGCCTGAGAGGCTGGCTGCAGGGGACCAAGGGCCCCCCATGTGGAACACCCCCTGGGGAGGGAAGTGGAAGCCCGGGAGGGAGGGTACCCCCAAGCGGGTGTGTCAGTGGTGACCCAGACCCGCTCAGGTTCCAGGCGTCCAGGAGCAGGGTTCTGCCGCCAGGGCCTCTCACCTTGGGGCCTGGGCGGAGACTGGGCCTGGGGGAGCACAAGGcttgccccctgcccagcggggcaaTCCCCAGGACCCAAGGGCTCCCTCTGGgccccacccagggcctggcccccgagtccccagccagctctgcttcAGGAGCCGAGCCCGAGGACTCACCCAGGAGCAGGaccagggcaggaaggaggcgGCTGGGCAGCGGcatggccaggccgagggaagcGGACTGGGGGCCGTGTGCTCAGTTATCCCCTCGGCCCCACTGCTGACTCCGCTCTAACTGGAGGGGGCCccttggccagccccaccctggccgATGAGGGCAAACCTCCGGTCGTAAAAGGGTCCAGGAGAGGGGCCCCTGGGCACGTCAGCCCCCCCTTGTCCAGCAACTCCGGACCGAAGGTCTGGCCCTGCCCGTCACACCAACCGCCgctcagccctgcctggtggAGGCCCCTCTGGAGGTGGCTCCGGGCAGCACGGGCTGCGACCACTTCTCCAGGACTCTGCCCCAGCCTGGCAGCGAGGTCAGCCGGCCCGGCGCCAACACCTGTGAGCCCTGGGAGGGCCGGGAGCCGGGACCGCGACCATCTCCATCGCCATCACTCGGCCTGTGGTGCCTGTTCCCTTGCTCATTCCTAAATAATCACTtactttaatgtgtttttattgatctcagagaggaagggagagggagtcagagaaccatccacgatgagagaatcatgggtcggctgcctcctgcatgccccactggggatggagcctgcgacctggcatgtgccctgaccaggaatcgaaccgtgacctcctggctcataggttgacgctcagcccctgagcccgccGGCCCGGCGCTAACCAGTTATTCGTGGTAACTGTCCTGAGCAGCGTGGCTGGGCACCGGGGGCCCTGGTGCTCTTGGCACAGACAGTGGATACCCTCTGCCCCCCACTCGCCAGCACAGGGCTGGGGGCCGAGCTCAGCCTGCAACGGGACTCTCTGACCTCGGGGACCGCCTGCCTCCCCTGCACAGGTGGTGGCACTGCACCTGCCTGGCGGCCACGTGAGCTCACGGAAGGTGCGCCCAAGGGTCGTGAGCCCCAGGGCAGCTGTGCCTCAGCGGGCCTGGCGCTGCCCTCCCTGTGCCCGGCGGCCCCCCACAGCCCCgcactggggagaggaggggtt from Eptesicus fuscus isolate TK198812 chromosome 15, DD_ASM_mEF_20220401, whole genome shotgun sequence encodes:
- the MAMDC4 gene encoding apical endosomal glycoprotein, which codes for MPLPSRLLPALVLLLAGSPGGAWVPNHCRAPQDAVCNFVCDCGDCSDETQCGYNGASPARSAPFACSFEQDSCGWRDISTSGYRWLRDRAGAALGGPGPRADHTLGTDLGWYVAVGTHRGKEPSVAALRSPVLREAAPTCELRLWYQAASADVAELRLELTHGTETLALWQSSGPWGAGWQELVVAPGRIRGDFWVTFSATRNATHRGAVALDDVTFWGCGLPTPQAGCRLGHHRCRNQACVEPHQVCDGEDNCGDSSDEDTPRCRRHIPTDFETGLGLWHRSEGWTRNHSASVPERPAWPRRDHSRNSPQGYFLVSVAEPRAPALLYSPELQASGPHNCSLVLYLYLHGSQTGRLRLYLQAQGPHAPRDPVLLRSRHGELGDAWVRDRVDIQSEHPFRILLAGQTGTGGVVGLDDLILSDGCTPAPEASRSPSGLWPLVPRPQPVGRQPQGPCEPGHLHCGDLCVPPEQLCDFQPQCEGGEDEQECGTTDFETPTAGGWEDASVGRLQWGRLPAEESRGPGTDASGAAAGHFLSLQRAWGQRTAAARALTPPLGPSGPHCVLHMAYFLQSHPQEVSCNFERHTCGWHTGHLTDAHWHRVESHGPGYDHTTGKGYFMLLDPTDPPARGPGAHLLTQPQTPAAPQECLSFWYHLHGPQIGTLRLVMRQDGKEDTHLWSRSGTHGNRWHEAWATLHHQPDAGAQYQLLFEGLRDGFHGSMALDDMALRPGPCWAPKRCSFEDSACGFSTGDHWTRQANATGHAAWGPQADHTTETAHGHYMIVDTSPRALPSGHVAFLTSEEHQPLAQPACLTFWYHLSLRNPGTLQVRVEAERHQVLTISEHGGPAWRLGRVAVQAQRAWRVVFEAVAAGVEHSYIALDDLLLQDGPCPPPASCDFETGLCGWSHLSWPGLGGYSWDWSSGSTPSRYPQPLVDHTMGTDAGHFALFETGVLGPGGRAAWLRSQPLPPTQASCLRFWYHMGFPEHFYKGELRVLLSSARGQLNVWGAGGRLRHQWLEGQVEVASAEEFQIVFEATLGGQPALGPIALDDVEYLAGQRCQRPVPSQGDSAGATVPAAVGGALLVLLVLLGLMGWQWLRKGGCPSRDRTAAAAPGFDNVLFNADQVTLPASVTTGP